A genomic window from Silene latifolia isolate original U9 population chromosome 11, ASM4854445v1, whole genome shotgun sequence includes:
- the LOC141614501 gene encoding uncharacterized protein LOC141614501 has translation MIHSACGGNIANKNPDEAWEAISELAETSRQFERKPSRRGVNAMGVSPGLEEKVDNIVSTLRDMLSGRQMATVCGICATEGHPNDLCPYLRESGQEEVNGVWESTTNNRKWDPYSKTYNEGWKAHPNFHWGNSQAGPSSGPPRGQFLQRPQGQQFNQQVPQQAAEQAPPRSLMSTENMIRALTLNVSQLATAVNRLEAKQSSALPSQTVENPRKNVSAVSLRNGRQLVEVEKPKAKSKEVAIQEEEEIVIEEGSSQVIEEDIVVPSLISKDPPVQIYEPTPPFPEALKDTRKKEHDNDVYETFRNCEVNIPLLELLKSVPRYAKFLKELCTIKRNNRLKGVKKVKVSEHVSAMFQQKLPTKCGDPRMFTIPCTIGYTKIHNVMLDFGAFTNVIPHSIYQSLKLGPMSKTNVVIQLADRSNVYPKGIVEDVLVMVDKLIFPADFYVLDMEHDRHAAPILLGRPFMKTAKTKIDVLMVVIEKGIVEDASDDLLPTNLQERATKLTGVSFMHTEPPPLKLTVPSETLLPSILQAPVVELKPLLDHLKYMFLGEGDTLPVIIFSKLTEEQEEMLVEVLKEHKQAIG, from the exons ATGATTCACTCTGCTTGTGGAGGAAATATAGCCAACAAAAATCCAGATGAGGCTTGGGAGGCTATTTCAGAGCTAGCTGAGACCTCTAGACAGTTTGAGAGGAAACCATCACGAAGAGGAGTGAATGCTATGGGTGTTAGTCCTGGTTTAGAGGAAAAGGTTGATAATATTGTTTCCACTCTCCGTGACATGTTATCTGGGAGACAAATGGCCACTGTATGTGGCATATGCGCTACTGAGGGTCACCCTAATGATTTGTGCCCTTACTTGCGAGAGAGTGGCCAAGAAGAGGTGAATGGTGTTTGGGAGAGTACTACAAATAACAGGAAATGGGATCCATATTCCAAGACCTATAATGAAGGATGGAAGGCTCACCCTAACTTCCATTGGGGAAATTCTCAAGCCGGTCCATCGTCTGGCCCTCCTAGAGGCCAGTTTCTCCAAAGACCACAAGGACAACAGTTTAATCAACAAGTACCTCAACAAGCAGCTGAGCAAGCACCACCGAGGTCCTTAATGTCCACGGAGAATATGATTCGGGCTCTTACTCTCAAT GTGAGTCAACTAGCTACTGCTGTCAATCGGTTGGAAGCTAAACAGTCAAGTGCTCTACCATCTCAAACGGTAGAGAATCCGAGGAAGAATGTGAGTGCAGTGTCCTTGAGAAATGGAAGGCAATTGGTAGAAGTAGAGAAGCCTAAAGCTAAATCTAAAGAAGTTGCAATCCAGGAGGAAGAGGAGATTGTGATAGAAGAAGGGAGCTCACAAGTGATTGAGGAAGATATTGTGGTGCCTAGTTTGATTTCTAAGGATCCACCGGTCCAGATTTATGAGCCCACACCACCTTTTCCCGAAGCATTGAAGGATACTCGCAAGAAGGAGCATGACAACGATGTTTACGAAACCTTTCGTAATTGTGAGGTAAATATTCCCCTTCTAGAGTTACTTAAAAGTGTTCCTCGATATGCAAAGTTTTTAAAAGAACTTTGTACTATAAAGAGGAATAATAGGCTTAAGGGAGTCAAAAAGGTGAAGGTAAGTGAACATGTCTCGGCAATGTTTCAACAAAAATTGCCCACTAAGTGTGGAGACCCGAGAATGTTCACAATACCTTGCACTATTGGATACACCAAAATTCATAATGTTATGTTAGATTTTGGTGCCTTTACTAATGTGATTCCCCATTCCATTTATCAGTCATTAAAACTTGGACCTATGAGTAAAACAAATGTTGTCATTCAATTGGCGGATCGGTCCAATGTTTATCCAAAGGGAATAGTTGAGGATGTATTAGTTATGGTTGATAAATTGATTTTCCCTGCGGACTTTTATGTGCTAGATATGGAGCACGATAGACATGCCGCCCCTATACTGTTAGGGAGACCATTTATGAAAACTGCAAAAACTAAGATTGATGTTTTAATG GTTGTGATTGAGAAGGGTATAGTAGAAGATGCTTCTGATGATTTATTGCCTACTAACCTGCAGGAAAGAGCTACTAAGTTGACGGGGGTGTCATTCATGCACACAGAGCCACCTCCTTTAAAACTAACCGTGCCTAGTGAAACCTTGTTACCATCTATTTTGCAGGCACCCGTTGTAGAATTGAAACCACTCCTTGATCATTTGAAGTATATGTTTCTTGGTGAGGGAGATACATTGCCTGTAATCATCTTTAGTAAGCTCACCGAGGAACAAGAAGAAATGTTGGTTGAAGTGTTGAAGGAGCACAAACAAGCAATAGGTTAG